The Streptomyces achromogenes genome window below encodes:
- a CDS encoding cob(I)yrinic acid a,c-diamide adenosyltransferase, with product MVNLTRIYTRTGDQGTTALGDMSRVAKTDLRIAAYADANEANAVIGTAIALGGLDEEVAEVLVRVQNDLFDVGADLSTPVVENPEFPPLRVEQFYIDRLEADCDRFNEQLDKLRSFILPGGTPGAALLHQACTVVRRAERSTWAALEAHGERMNPLTATYLNRLSDLLFILARTANKAAGDVLWVPGGER from the coding sequence ATGGTCAATCTGACGCGCATCTACACCAGGACCGGCGACCAGGGCACCACCGCCCTCGGCGACATGAGCCGGGTCGCCAAGACCGACCTCAGGATCGCCGCCTACGCGGACGCCAACGAGGCGAACGCGGTGATCGGCACGGCGATCGCGCTCGGCGGCCTGGACGAGGAGGTCGCCGAGGTCCTCGTCCGCGTCCAGAACGACCTGTTCGACGTGGGTGCCGACCTGTCGACGCCGGTGGTGGAGAACCCGGAGTTCCCGCCCCTGAGGGTCGAGCAGTTCTACATCGACCGGCTGGAGGCGGACTGCGACCGCTTCAACGAGCAGTTGGACAAGCTGCGCTCGTTCATCCTGCCCGGCGGCACCCCGGGCGCGGCCCTGCTGCATCAGGCGTGCACGGTGGTCCGGCGCGCCGAACGCTCCACGTGGGCCGCCCTGGAGGCGCACGGCGAGCGGATGAACCCGCTCACCGCGACCTACCTCAACCGGCTGTCGGACCTGTTGTTCATCCTCGCCCGCACCGCCAACAAGGCGGCCGGGGACGTGCTGTGGGTGCCGGGCGGGGAGCGCTAG
- the atpA gene encoding F0F1 ATP synthase subunit alpha, whose translation MAELTIRPEEIRDALENFVQSYKPDAASREEVGTVTLAGDGIAKVEGLPSAMANELLKFEDGTLGLALNLEEREIGTVILGEFSGVEEGQPVTRTGEVLSVAVGEGYLGRVVDPLGNPIDGLGEIETSGRRALELQAPGVMARKSVHEPMETGYKAVDAMTPIGRGQRQLIIGDRQTGKTALAVDTIINQRDNWRSGDVKKQVRCVYVAIGQKGSTIASVRGALEEAGALEYTTIVAAPASDPAGFKYLAPYTGSAIGQQWMYEGKHVLIIFDDLSKQADAYRAVSLLLRRPPGREAYPGDVFYLHSRLLERCAKLSDDLGAGSMTGLPIVETKANDVSAFIPTNVISITDGQCFLESDLFNAGQRPALNVGISVSRVGGSAQHKAMRQVSGRLRLDLAQYRELEAFAAFGSDLDAASKSQLERGQRLVELLKQPQYQPMPTEDQVVSVWAGTTGKMDDVPVSDVRRFEKELLEYLHRKEQGLMTSIKEGAKMSDDTLTAVADAIAEFKKQFETSDGKLLGEDAPAAAK comes from the coding sequence ATGGCGGAGCTCACGATCCGGCCGGAGGAGATCCGGGACGCGCTGGAGAACTTTGTCCAGTCGTACAAGCCGGACGCGGCCTCGCGCGAGGAGGTCGGTACGGTCACCCTTGCCGGCGACGGCATCGCGAAGGTCGAGGGCCTCCCCTCGGCCATGGCCAACGAACTGCTGAAGTTCGAGGACGGCACCCTCGGTCTTGCGCTCAACCTCGAAGAGCGCGAGATCGGTACCGTCATCCTCGGCGAGTTCAGCGGCGTCGAGGAGGGCCAGCCGGTCACCCGCACGGGAGAGGTCCTGTCCGTCGCCGTCGGCGAGGGCTACCTCGGCCGTGTCGTCGACCCGCTCGGCAACCCGATCGACGGCCTCGGCGAGATCGAGACGTCCGGTCGCCGTGCGCTGGAGCTGCAGGCTCCCGGCGTCATGGCCCGTAAGTCGGTGCACGAGCCGATGGAGACCGGCTACAAGGCCGTCGACGCGATGACCCCGATCGGCCGTGGCCAGCGTCAGCTGATCATCGGTGACCGCCAGACCGGCAAGACCGCCCTGGCCGTCGACACGATCATCAACCAGCGCGACAACTGGCGCTCCGGTGACGTGAAGAAGCAGGTCCGCTGCGTCTACGTCGCCATCGGCCAGAAGGGCTCGACCATCGCCTCCGTGCGTGGCGCCCTCGAAGAGGCCGGCGCGCTGGAGTACACGACCATCGTCGCCGCCCCGGCGTCCGACCCGGCCGGCTTCAAGTACCTGGCGCCGTACACCGGTTCGGCCATCGGTCAGCAGTGGATGTATGAGGGCAAGCACGTCCTCATCATCTTCGACGACCTGTCGAAGCAGGCCGACGCCTACCGCGCCGTGTCGCTGCTGCTGCGCCGCCCGCCGGGCCGCGAGGCCTACCCGGGTGACGTCTTCTACCTGCACTCCCGTCTGCTGGAGCGCTGCGCGAAGCTCTCCGACGACCTGGGCGCCGGCTCGATGACCGGTCTGCCGATCGTCGAGACGAAGGCCAACGACGTCTCGGCGTTCATCCCGACCAACGTCATCTCCATCACCGACGGCCAGTGCTTCCTGGAGTCCGACCTGTTCAACGCCGGCCAGCGTCCGGCCCTGAACGTCGGTATCTCGGTCTCCCGCGTCGGCGGCTCCGCCCAGCACAAGGCCATGCGCCAGGTGTCCGGCCGGCTCCGCCTCGACCTCGCCCAGTACCGTGAGCTGGAGGCGTTCGCCGCCTTCGGTTCCGACCTGGACGCGGCGTCGAAGTCGCAGCTGGAGCGCGGTCAGCGCCTGGTCGAGCTGCTCAAGCAGCCGCAGTACCAGCCGATGCCGACCGAGGACCAGGTCGTCTCCGTGTGGGCCGGCACCACCGGCAAGATGGACGACGTTCCGGTCTCCGACGTCCGCCGCTTCGAGAAGGAGCTCCTGGAGTACCTGCACCGCAAGGAGCAGGGCCTCATGACCTCCATCAAGGAGGGCGCGAAGATGTCGGACGACACCCTCACCGCTGTTGCCGACGCCATCGCCGAGTTCAAGAAGCAGTTCGAGACCTCGGACGGCAAGCTTCTCGGCGAGGACGCCCCGGCCGCGGCCAAGTGA
- a CDS encoding F0F1 ATP synthase subunit epsilon, whose translation MAAELHVALVAADREVWSGEATLVVARTTSGDIGVMPGHQPLLGVLESGPVTIRTSEGGTVVAAVHGGFISFADNKLSLLAEIAELSDEIDVQRVERELERAKAEGDAAAERRADVRLRAAASR comes from the coding sequence TTGGCTGCTGAGCTGCACGTCGCGCTGGTCGCGGCCGACCGAGAGGTCTGGTCCGGCGAGGCCACCCTGGTCGTCGCGCGCACCACGTCCGGCGACATCGGCGTCATGCCCGGTCACCAGCCGCTGCTCGGTGTGCTGGAGTCGGGCCCGGTGACCATCCGTACGAGTGAGGGTGGAACGGTCGTCGCCGCGGTGCACGGCGGTTTCATCTCGTTCGCGGACAACAAGCTGTCGCTGCTGGCCGAGATCGCCGAGCTGTCGGACGAGATCGACGTCCAGCGCGTGGAGCGCGAACTCGAGCGCGCGAAGGCGGAGGGCGATGCCGCCGCCGAGCGTCGCGCGGACGTACGACTGCGTGCGGCGGCCTCGCGCTGA
- a CDS encoding sensor histidine kinase, with product MPARRLPRPHRFDVRIAVGGLLGGLLLVVAGLGTRPSSDPITLFDGPWPVLPPLLVTAGCELMRRTAPRAALLTATAAFCADLVTQGSLSTLLMFTDVMYAAVLYGPLASARRIQWITGLLTVAGTLVPFAVWRVPEALLIGVVVGVVAYGPAATGWIVRDHRDAAEAARLRAEQTALLAEIDRAQAVTAERARMARELHDMVANHLSAIAIHSTAALSIDDPDTSRQALSVIRENSVEGLAEMRRLIGILRDDGGECEPAAAPTLEGLRSLVDGARANGLDVTLDADHGEVPTPVGLAAYRIVQESLTNALKHACPGRVTVGLVQRDGALDLRVGSPYGRRDGPRAPGSGAGLVGMRERAALLGGTFAAGPQGSRWTVHAVLPLVGGEPA from the coding sequence ATGCCCGCACGACGACTGCCCCGCCCGCACCGGTTCGACGTCCGCATCGCGGTCGGCGGACTGCTCGGCGGACTGCTGCTCGTCGTCGCCGGCCTGGGCACCCGGCCGTCCAGCGACCCGATCACGCTGTTCGACGGCCCCTGGCCCGTCCTGCCGCCTCTGCTGGTGACGGCGGGCTGCGAACTGATGCGCCGCACGGCCCCGCGCGCGGCCCTGCTCACGGCCACGGCCGCGTTCTGCGCGGATCTGGTGACCCAGGGCAGTCTGTCCACCCTCCTGATGTTCACCGACGTCATGTACGCGGCCGTCCTGTACGGCCCGCTCGCCTCCGCCCGCCGTATCCAGTGGATCACCGGGCTGCTCACGGTGGCGGGAACGCTGGTGCCGTTCGCGGTGTGGCGGGTGCCGGAGGCGCTGCTGATCGGCGTGGTCGTGGGCGTCGTCGCGTACGGGCCCGCCGCCACCGGCTGGATCGTGCGCGACCATCGTGACGCCGCCGAGGCCGCACGGCTGCGGGCCGAGCAGACCGCGCTGCTCGCCGAGATCGACCGGGCCCAGGCGGTCACGGCCGAGCGGGCGCGCATGGCGCGGGAGTTGCACGACATGGTCGCCAACCACCTGTCGGCGATCGCCATCCACTCGACGGCCGCGCTCTCGATCGACGACCCGGACACATCCAGGCAGGCGCTGTCCGTCATCCGCGAGAACAGCGTCGAGGGGCTGGCGGAGATGCGGCGGCTGATCGGGATCCTGCGCGACGACGGCGGGGAGTGCGAGCCGGCGGCCGCCCCCACCCTCGAAGGCCTGCGTTCCCTGGTCGACGGCGCCCGCGCCAACGGGCTCGACGTCACCCTCGACGCCGACCACGGCGAGGTCCCGACCCCGGTCGGACTCGCCGCCTACCGCATCGTCCAGGAATCGCTGACCAATGCGCTGAAGCACGCGTGCCCCGGCCGGGTCACCGTCGGCCTCGTGCAGCGCGACGGCGCACTCGACCTGCGGGTCGGCAGTCCGTACGGCCGCCGGGACGGGCCCCGCGCCCCCGGCTCCGGGGCCGGACTCGTCGGGATGCGGGAGCGGGCCGCGCTGCTCGGCGGCACGTTCGCCGCCGGGCCGCAGGGCTCGCGCTGGACCGTGCACGCCGTGCTGCCCCTCGTAGGGGGAGAGCCCGCATGA
- a CDS encoding DUF2550 domain-containing protein → MVLALTVCGIVVALVALGLFVFGLRRRLIQRSGGTFDCSLRWDVSEKPDTSGKGWSYGVARYNGDRIEWYRVFSYAYRPRRVLERGSIEVAGRRLPEGEEELALLSDAVVLVCLHRGTRLELAMSEDALTGFLAWLEAAPPGQRVNVA, encoded by the coding sequence ATGGTCCTCGCTCTGACTGTGTGCGGAATTGTCGTGGCCCTGGTGGCGCTGGGGTTGTTCGTCTTCGGTCTGCGCCGCAGGCTCATCCAGCGCTCCGGCGGCACCTTCGACTGCTCCCTGCGCTGGGACGTCTCCGAGAAACCGGACACGAGCGGAAAGGGCTGGAGCTACGGGGTCGCCCGCTACAACGGCGACCGTATCGAGTGGTACCGCGTCTTCTCCTACGCCTACCGTCCGCGCCGGGTTCTGGAGCGCGGCTCGATCGAGGTGGCCGGCCGCCGCCTTCCCGAGGGCGAGGAGGAGCTGGCGTTGCTGTCCGACGCGGTGGTCCTCGTCTGTCTGCACCGGGGCACGCGCCTCGAACTCGCCATGAGCGAAGACGCGCTGACCGGTTTCCTCGCGTGGCTGGAGGCAGCCCCGCCCGGACAGAGAGTGAACGTGGCGTAG
- a CDS encoding F0F1 ATP synthase subunit gamma: protein MGAQLRVYKRRIRSVTATKKITKAMEMIAASRVVKAQRKVAASAPYATELTRAVTAVGTGSNTKHALTTQAETVVRSAVLLLTSDRGLAGAFNSNAIKAAEQLTARLEAEGKQVDTYIVGRRGLAHYNFRERKVAESWSGFTDEPTYADAKKVAGPLIEAIEKDTAEGGVDELHIVFTEFVSMMTQTALDDRLLPLSLDEVAKEAAPKGEILPLYDFEPSAEDVLDALLPRYVESRVYNALLQSAASKHAATRRAMKSATDNAGELIETLSRLANAARQAEITQEISEIVGGSAALADATAGSDR from the coding sequence ATGGGAGCCCAGCTCCGGGTCTACAAGCGTCGCATCCGATCCGTCACCGCGACCAAGAAGATCACCAAGGCGATGGAGATGATCGCCGCCTCGCGCGTCGTCAAGGCGCAGCGCAAGGTGGCGGCCTCCGCGCCGTACGCGACCGAGCTCACCCGCGCGGTCACGGCGGTCGGCACCGGTTCGAACACGAAGCACGCGCTGACCACGCAGGCCGAGACGGTCGTGCGGTCCGCGGTGCTGCTCCTCACGAGCGACCGCGGGCTCGCCGGCGCCTTCAACTCCAACGCCATCAAGGCCGCGGAGCAGCTGACGGCACGCCTCGAGGCCGAGGGCAAGCAGGTCGACACGTACATCGTCGGCCGGCGTGGTCTCGCGCACTACAACTTCCGTGAGCGCAAGGTCGCGGAGTCGTGGTCGGGCTTCACGGACGAGCCGACGTACGCGGACGCCAAGAAGGTCGCGGGTCCGCTGATCGAGGCCATCGAGAAGGACACGGCCGAGGGCGGCGTGGACGAACTCCACATCGTCTTCACCGAGTTCGTCTCGATGATGACGCAGACGGCGCTCGACGACCGTCTGCTGCCGCTGAGCCTCGACGAGGTGGCGAAGGAAGCAGCCCCCAAGGGCGAGATCCTTCCGCTGTACGACTTCGAGCCCTCGGCGGAGGACGTCCTCGACGCCCTGCTGCCGCGCTATGTGGAGAGCCGCGTCTACAACGCTCTCCTCCAGTCGGCAGCCTCGAAGCACGCCGCCACGCGGCGCGCGATGAAGTCGGCGACCGACAACGCGGGCGAGCTCATCGAGACGCTCTCCCGGCTTGCCAACGCGGCCCGCCAGGCCGAAATCACCCAGGAAATCAGCGAGATCGTCGGTGGCTCCGCAGCCCTGGCCGACGCGACCGCGGGGAGTGACAGGTAA
- the atpD gene encoding F0F1 ATP synthase subunit beta: MTTTVETAVATGRVARVIGPVVDVEFPVDAMPEIYNALHVEVADPALAGEKKTLTLEVAQHLGDGLVRTISMQPTDGLVRQAPVTDTGTGITVPVGDFTKGKVFNTLGEVLNVDEQYEGERWSIHRKAPNFDELESKTEMFETGVKVIDLLTPYVKGGKIGLFGGAGVGKTVLIQEMIYRVANNHDGVSVFAGVGERTREGNDLIEEMADSGVIDKTALVFGQMDEPPGTRLRVALAGLTMAEYFRDVQKQDVLFFIDNIFRFTQAGSEVSTLLGRMPSAVGYQPNLADEMGLLQERITSTRGHSITSMQAIYVPADDLTDPAPATTFAHLDATTVLSRPISEKGIYPAVDPLDSTSRILDPRYIAADHYNTAMRVKTVLQKYKDLQDIIAILGIDELGEEDKLTVHRARRVERFLSQNTHVAKQFTGVDGSDVPLDESITAFNAIIDGDYDHFPEQAFFLCGGIEDLKANAKELGVS; the protein is encoded by the coding sequence ATGACGACGACAGTTGAGACGGCCGTTGCCACGGGCCGCGTCGCCCGGGTCATCGGCCCGGTCGTCGACGTGGAATTCCCCGTCGACGCCATGCCGGAGATCTACAACGCCCTTCACGTCGAGGTGGCCGACCCGGCCCTCGCCGGCGAGAAGAAGACGCTGACCCTGGAGGTCGCCCAGCACCTGGGTGACGGCCTGGTCCGCACGATCTCGATGCAGCCCACCGACGGTCTGGTCCGCCAGGCCCCGGTCACCGACACCGGCACGGGCATCACCGTCCCGGTCGGCGACTTCACCAAGGGCAAGGTGTTCAACACCCTCGGTGAGGTGCTGAACGTCGACGAGCAGTACGAGGGCGAGCGCTGGTCCATCCACCGCAAGGCTCCCAACTTCGACGAGCTCGAGTCGAAGACCGAGATGTTCGAGACCGGCGTCAAGGTCATCGACCTCCTCACCCCGTACGTCAAGGGTGGAAAGATCGGTCTGTTCGGCGGCGCCGGCGTCGGCAAGACGGTGCTCATCCAGGAGATGATCTACCGCGTCGCCAACAACCACGACGGTGTCTCCGTGTTCGCCGGCGTCGGTGAGCGCACCCGTGAGGGCAACGACCTCATCGAGGAGATGGCCGACTCGGGCGTCATCGACAAGACCGCCCTGGTCTTCGGTCAGATGGACGAGCCCCCGGGCACCCGTCTGCGCGTGGCCCTGGCCGGTCTGACCATGGCGGAGTACTTCCGCGATGTGCAGAAGCAGGACGTGCTGTTCTTCATCGACAACATCTTCCGCTTCACCCAGGCCGGTTCCGAGGTCTCGACCCTGCTCGGCCGGATGCCCTCCGCGGTGGGCTACCAGCCGAACCTGGCCGACGAGATGGGTCTCCTCCAGGAGCGCATCACCTCGACCCGTGGTCACTCGATCACCTCGATGCAGGCGATCTACGTCCCCGCGGACGACCTGACCGACCCGGCCCCGGCCACCACCTTCGCCCACCTCGACGCGACGACGGTTCTCTCCCGTCCGATCTCCGAGAAGGGCATCTACCCGGCCGTGGACCCGCTGGACTCCACGTCCCGCATCCTGGACCCCCGCTACATCGCGGCGGACCACTACAACACCGCGATGCGCGTCAAGACGGTCCTGCAGAAGTACAAGGACCTTCAGGACATCATCGCCATCCTCGGCATCGACGAGCTGGGCGAGGAGGACAAGCTCACCGTCCACCGCGCCCGTCGCGTGGAGCGCTTCCTGTCCCAGAACACCCACGTCGCCAAGCAGTTCACCGGCGTCGACGGGTCGGACGTGCCCCTGGACGAGTCGATCACCGCGTTCAACGCGATCATCGACGGCGACTACGACCACTTCCCGGAGCAGGCGTTCTTCCTGTGCGGTGGTATCGAGGACCTGAAGGCCAACGCCAAGGAGCTGGGCGTCTCCTGA
- a CDS encoding glycoside hydrolase family 18 chitinase produces the protein MRFRHRAAAGFATLLLPLAGLVGLASPAQAAPTATATYTKASDWGTGFEGRWTVKNTGTTALSSWTVEWDFPSGTSVTSAWDADVTSSGTHWTARNKSWNGSLAAGASVSFGFNGAGAGSPSNCKLNGGGCDGTSVPGDAAPSAPGTPTASSVTDTSVRLTWSAATDDKGVKNYDVLRDGAKVATVTTTSYTDTGLTAGTDYSYAVRARDTADQTGPAGGAVAVRTTGGGTTPPTTGDKVRLGYFTEWGIYGRNYNVKNLVTSGSAAKITHINYAFGNVTNGQCAIGDSYADYDKAFTADQSVSGVADTWDQPLRGNFNQLRQLKAKYPHIKVLWSFGGWTWSGGFAQAAANPAAFAQSCYNLVEDPRWADVFDGIDIDWEYPNACGLSCDTSGAAAYKNLMQALRAKFGANYLVTAATTADGTSGGKIDAADYAGAANYVNWYNVMTYDFFGAFDADGPTAPHSPLTTYNGIPQAGFTTADAMAKFKAKGVPASKLLIGIGFYGRGWTGVTQAAPGGTATGPAAGTYEQGIEDYKVLKTSCPANGAIAGTAYAFCGNNWWSYDTPATIAGKMTWAKNQGLGGAFFWEFSGDTGNGELVSAINSGLS, from the coding sequence ATGCGCTTCAGACACAGAGCCGCGGCAGGGTTCGCCACGCTGTTGCTCCCCCTGGCCGGGCTGGTCGGCCTGGCGAGCCCCGCCCAGGCCGCCCCGACCGCAACCGCCACCTACACCAAGGCCTCCGACTGGGGCACCGGCTTCGAGGGCAGGTGGACGGTGAAGAACACCGGCACCACCGCCCTGAGCTCCTGGACGGTCGAGTGGGACTTCCCCTCCGGCACCTCCGTCACCTCCGCCTGGGACGCCGACGTCACGTCCTCCGGCACCCACTGGACCGCCAGGAACAAGTCCTGGAACGGCAGCCTCGCCGCCGGCGCCTCGGTCTCCTTCGGCTTCAACGGCGCCGGCGCCGGCTCCCCGTCCAACTGCAAGCTCAACGGCGGCGGCTGCGACGGCACGTCGGTCCCCGGCGACGCCGCCCCCTCGGCCCCCGGCACACCCACGGCCTCCTCCGTGACCGACACCTCGGTGAGGCTGACCTGGTCCGCGGCCACCGACGACAAGGGCGTCAAGAACTACGACGTCCTGCGCGACGGCGCCAAGGTCGCCACCGTGACGACCACCTCGTACACCGACACCGGTCTCACCGCGGGCACCGACTACTCCTACGCCGTCCGGGCCCGTGACACCGCCGACCAGACGGGACCGGCCGGCGGCGCGGTCGCCGTCCGCACCACCGGCGGCGGCACCACTCCCCCGACCACCGGCGACAAGGTCAGACTCGGCTACTTCACCGAGTGGGGCATCTACGGCCGCAACTACAACGTCAAGAACCTGGTGACGTCGGGCTCGGCCGCGAAGATCACACACATCAACTACGCCTTCGGCAACGTCACGAACGGCCAGTGCGCGATCGGCGACTCCTACGCCGACTACGACAAGGCCTTCACCGCCGACCAGTCGGTCAGCGGCGTCGCCGACACCTGGGACCAGCCGCTGCGCGGCAACTTCAACCAGCTGCGCCAGCTGAAGGCCAAGTACCCGCACATCAAGGTGCTCTGGTCGTTCGGCGGCTGGACCTGGTCCGGCGGCTTCGCCCAGGCCGCGGCCAACCCGGCCGCGTTCGCCCAGTCCTGCTACAACCTGGTCGAGGACCCGCGCTGGGCCGACGTCTTCGACGGCATCGACATCGACTGGGAGTACCCGAACGCCTGCGGCCTGTCCTGCGACACCAGCGGGGCGGCGGCCTACAAGAACCTGATGCAGGCACTGCGCGCCAAGTTCGGCGCGAACTACCTGGTCACCGCGGCCACCACGGCCGACGGCACCTCCGGCGGCAAGATCGACGCCGCCGACTACGCGGGGGCCGCGAACTACGTCAACTGGTACAACGTGATGACGTACGACTTCTTCGGCGCCTTCGACGCGGACGGTCCGACCGCCCCGCACTCCCCCCTGACGACGTACAACGGCATCCCGCAGGCCGGGTTCACCACGGCCGACGCGATGGCCAAGTTCAAGGCCAAGGGCGTCCCCGCCAGCAAGCTGCTCATCGGCATCGGTTTCTACGGCCGCGGCTGGACGGGCGTCACCCAGGCCGCGCCCGGCGGCACGGCGACCGGACCCGCGGCCGGCACCTACGAGCAGGGCATCGAGGACTACAAGGTCCTCAAGACGTCCTGCCCGGCCAACGGCGCCATCGCCGGCACGGCCTACGCCTTCTGCGGCAACAACTGGTGGTCCTACGACACCCCGGCCACCATCGCCGGAAAGATGACCTGGGCCAAGAACCAGGGCCTCGGCGGTGCCTTCTTCTGGGAGTTCAGCGGAGACACCGGCAACGGCGAGCTGGTGAGTGCCATCAACAGCGGGCTTTCGTAA
- a CDS encoding STAS domain-containing protein: MHIKGDHVELVVGGRLDVRSAADARTALHTAVDDGVGDLVLDLSGLDSWDATGLGVIMGVHRRAGRCGRRLVLRGVPPQMQRLLVATRLHRILAIEGGIGVESLPRV; encoded by the coding sequence ATGCACATCAAGGGCGACCACGTCGAGCTGGTCGTCGGGGGCCGCCTCGACGTCCGCAGCGCGGCGGACGCCCGTACGGCCCTGCACACGGCGGTCGACGACGGAGTGGGCGACCTGGTGCTCGACCTGTCCGGACTCGACTCGTGGGACGCCACCGGTCTCGGCGTCATCATGGGCGTCCACCGGCGGGCCGGCCGCTGCGGCCGGCGCCTGGTGCTGCGCGGTGTGCCGCCGCAGATGCAACGACTGCTGGTCGCCACCCGGCTGCACCGGATCCTCGCGATCGAGGGCGGCATCGGAGTGGAGTCCCTGCCCCGCGTGTGA
- a CDS encoding response regulator, whose protein sequence is MSSAVRVLVAEDQSAVRAGLVLILRSASDIEVVGEAADGEQAVALARELRPDLVLMDVQMPLLDGVSATRRIVAEGLADVLVLTTFDLDAYVFGALRAGAAGFLLKNTEARDLLTAVRTVAAGDGLIAPAVTRRLIAEFAARPVRTPAADPAALDPLTRREREVLACLGQGLSNAGIAERLDMAEATVKTHVSRLLGKLGLRSRVQAAVLAQELGIR, encoded by the coding sequence GTGAGTTCCGCCGTCCGTGTCCTGGTCGCCGAGGACCAGTCCGCCGTCCGCGCCGGACTCGTTCTCATCCTGCGCAGCGCGTCCGACATCGAGGTGGTCGGGGAGGCCGCGGACGGGGAGCAGGCGGTGGCGCTGGCCCGGGAGCTGCGTCCCGACCTGGTGCTGATGGACGTTCAGATGCCGCTGCTGGACGGGGTGTCGGCGACCCGGAGGATCGTCGCGGAGGGGCTGGCCGACGTCCTGGTCCTGACCACCTTCGACCTCGACGCCTATGTGTTCGGTGCGTTGCGGGCCGGTGCGGCCGGATTCCTGCTCAAGAACACTGAGGCGCGGGATCTGCTGACCGCGGTCCGCACCGTGGCCGCCGGGGACGGGCTGATCGCCCCGGCCGTGACACGCCGTCTGATCGCCGAGTTCGCCGCGCGCCCGGTCCGCACGCCCGCGGCCGATCCGGCCGCGCTCGACCCGCTGACCCGGCGTGAACGCGAGGTGCTCGCCTGTCTGGGCCAGGGACTGTCCAACGCGGGGATCGCCGAACGCCTCGACATGGCGGAGGCGACGGTGAAGACGCACGTCAGCCGACTGCTGGGCAAGCTGGGACTGCGCAGTCGGGTGCAAGCGGCGGTCCTGGCGCAGGAGTTGGGCATCCGGTGA